CTCCTCCGCCTGCCGCAGGGACGCGTCGACCTCCACGATGTCGTGATCCAGGCGGCGGGCCTCGTGCAGGCGTGCGGCGGCCTCCCGTACGGGGTGGTTGCCGCCGATCTCCTCGCCCAGGGCGCGGAACATCTTTCCCATCCGCTCCCCCAGGCCGCCGATCGACACGCCTGCCGACTCCACCCAGACGGGCGGCGCCAGCAGGAGGTTGAAGAGCAGGCCCACCCCGGCGCCGATCAACGTCTCCAGTACGCGCTCCCAGGCCGTGTCGGCGACCTGTGCGACACCGAGCACGAGCATCGCGCTGATGGCCACCTCCGGCACGAACTCGTTGACCCGCACCACCCGTCCGATCAGGAGGGCGGTGAAGATCGTCAGTCCCAGCGTCCACCAGCTCAGCCCGACCAGGGAGCTGAATCCGCTGGCGATCAGCACCCCGACCACGACGGCGTTCACACGCCGGATCCCGGTGGTGAGCGTGGCGTAGAGGGTCACCTGCACCACGAGGAGTGCGGTGAGGGGCGCGGTCAGCGGGGCGGGGTGCGGTTCGGGCAGGACCGACTGGGCCACGGCGAAGGCGATGACGGCGGCGGCCGTCGACCTGAGTGTCTGGGCCGCGGCGGGCTCGGTGGTGCGCTGGACGAGTTTGACGACGGGCTCGGGCGTGACGACTGCGGGCATTCCTTGACGGTTCCCCGTTCAGGGCTCCGGCACCGCTCGGGGACCGGGGCGGACTCCGTACGGAGGTACGCGGGCACCCGTCGGCGCCCGGTCTCGCGGAGCCGGGCACTTGGAGTGATGGTGGATACATGGCTATTTCACTCACGCCCCCCGGGGAGACACCTCCGGCGGAGGGCTGCATAAGCGAAGCACATGTCGAGCGCCCCGACGGCGGGATCTGGGAGCACCCGGCCTTCTGGGCCGGCCTGGTGCTGCTGGGCTCCGTCGTCGTCGCGGGGTACTTCATCGCCCGGATCTTCGGATTCACATGAGTGGTCGCCGGACCCTGGACGCTCTGCTGGAGCGGCACGGCACCACGTTTGCGGCCGAGGCGGGTGTCCGGTTGCGCGATACCCCCCAGCCCTTGTACCAGTTGCTTGTCCTCAGTCACCTGTTGAGCGCTCGGATACGCGCGCAGATCGCGGTGGCCGCCGCGCGGGCGCTGTTCTCGCACGGGCTGCGCACACCTCGCCGTATGGCCGACGCGACGTGGCAGGAGCGGGTCGACGCGCTGGGCGAGGGCGGCTACCGGCGGTATGACGAACGGACTGCGACGCAGTTGGGGGACGGCGCCCTGCTTCTGCTCGACGCGTACGGCGGGGACCTCAGGCGTCTGCGCCGGGAGGCCGACGGCGACTCGGACGTTCTCCGCTCCGGGCTTCGCCGTTTTCCCGGGATCGGGCCGGCGGGCGCCGACATCTTCCTGCGTGAGGTGCAGACGGTGTGGCCGGAGACTGCGCCCTACCTCGACAAGAAGGCGCTGCAGGGAGCGGAACGGCTCGGGCTGCCCACCGCGCCGGCCGCGCTCACCCGGCTGGCGAAGGACGAGGACCCGGCCGTGCTCGCCGCGGCGCTGGTACGAGGCGCGCTGGACAAGGGCTGAGGGCGCTCAGTTCGTCGGCCGCCGTTTGCCCGGCTTGGTGGAGCGGCCCTCCACGAGGGCGCGCCGGATCTGTGCGGCGGCGGCGCGGGCATGGTCCGTGGTCGCCGTACGGTCGGCCACCGAGGTGACGAAGCGGTGGGTGGGGCGCAGGCACCGGCCGCACGGCGTGTCGGAGTTGAGCAGGTACCCGTCCTCGCACTGGGGGTCGGTGCAGTGGCCGGGGCTCACCAGCGCTTCCGCGATCTCCTGCGGGGCCCAGCGGCGCCGGCCGTCCTCGTCCTTCTCGTGGAGGGCGTGTGACCAGCGGACGTTCCACCGGCGTTCGAGCCGCTCCAGGAGCTGGTCGGGAGTGCGCCGGGCGAGTTCGCGGTGGATCAGGTCGTGGACCGTGCGGGGGTGGCGGTGGCCGAGTGCCTGGACCAGCGGTTGCGGAAGGGCCTGGAGGATGTAGGTGACCGGGTCGCCCCCCGCGCGCTCGCGCCACTTCCGGCAGGAACAGGGGCCGTCGGCGGGCAGTACGCCATGGCACCGGCCGCACCTGCCCCGGCATTCCGCGCACAGCCCGTCGTCGAGCCCGTCCACGTGGGGCGCGGGTGCCCGCCCGCAGTCCCGGCAGCAGGCCGCGCAGGGACCGCAGAGGCGTTCGTCACCGAGCTTCGTCGTCCACTGCCGCTGCTGGCAGCGGCAGCACAGGGAGTTGTTGCAGTACTCGTGGTGGGCGGCGCCCGACTGTCGTCCGGGGTGCGGGAAGGACATTGGTGCGTTCTCCAGGTGCGCGGCGGGGACCGGTGGGTCCGAGCCATGTCGACGAGGCACGCGAAGTGCCCCCTACGACGGTATCGCCCCGGTGGGGTGTCGTGCGCCGCTGTGCCGCGATCGGGCGGCATCCACCCGCGACCCGCACGTATGCGCGTCAGGGCCTGAGGCCGCTCACGACGTCGGCGGTGGCGGTGATCCCCTCGTGGATGGTGGGAGCCATGCTGGTGCCCGCGAGGAGGAATCCCAGCAGGGCGCACACGATCGCGTGCGAGATCTTCAGTCCCCCGTTACGCAGGAAGATCACTGCGAGGATCAGCAGGAGCAGCACCACTGAGATCGAAATGGCCATGGCCAACCTCCTCCGCCGCGCCGGAATTGCGGCATTCGGCCGCCAGTGTGGCGCAGCGGGGAGGCCGTTCGGCGCACTGGCGTGTCCGCCGAACGGGGGTTCACGCACGGTGACCGTCGTCGGTGACGGAAGAGGGTCAGCCGCTGCGCGGGCTGCCTTCTTGCCGTCGGCGGAGGAAGCCCTCGAGGCCCGCCAGATCGTCGGTGTTGAGGTGGTCGACGTCCGCGGCGACGAGTTCGCTCCAGACGGCGTCACGTTCCGGACCGGCGATGTCGGGCGTGGCCCAGAAGCGGACCCGTTGTCCGTTCGCGTGGGCCGCCGACACGAAGGTGCGCAGCCTGGTGCGTTCGGC
The DNA window shown above is from Streptomyces sp. Alt3 and carries:
- a CDS encoding FUSC family protein → MPAVVTPEPVVKLVQRTTEPAAAQTLRSTAAAVIAFAVAQSVLPEPHPAPLTAPLTALLVVQVTLYATLTTGIRRVNAVVVGVLIASGFSSLVGLSWWTLGLTIFTALLIGRVVRVNEFVPEVAISAMLVLGVAQVADTAWERVLETLIGAGVGLLFNLLLAPPVWVESAGVSIGGLGERMGKMFRALGEEIGGNHPVREAAARLHEARRLDHDIVEVDASLRQAEESLMLNPRVKEGLLNRVVLRTGLDTLEICAVVLRVLTRTLTDLAKARTEEALFPEDVARDLRELFGHMSDAIEGFALMITTPMAQSGEEAEERLAEALARSRRTRDHVADLLLEDVQEHPRQWQLHGALLAEVDRILDELDIDKRTERLAEELDRRSAEAHDRHPRMRAMSRRLRGAAQSRRRAGE
- a CDS encoding endonuclease; protein product: MSGRRTLDALLERHGTTFAAEAGVRLRDTPQPLYQLLVLSHLLSARIRAQIAVAAARALFSHGLRTPRRMADATWQERVDALGEGGYRRYDERTATQLGDGALLLLDAYGGDLRRLRREADGDSDVLRSGLRRFPGIGPAGADIFLREVQTVWPETAPYLDKKALQGAERLGLPTAPAALTRLAKDEDPAVLAAALVRGALDKG
- a CDS encoding DUF6480 family protein — encoded protein: MAISLTPPGETPPAEGCISEAHVERPDGGIWEHPAFWAGLVLLGSVVVAGYFIARIFGFT